One region of Actinomycetota bacterium genomic DNA includes:
- the aroB gene encoding 3-dehydroquinate synthase, producing MTSHRIHVSAEREYDVVIGRGVLSELHSLLEGSTRIAIVHAPTLSERAAALEAMLSVEGYEILGIQLPDAEAAKTSEVLAQCWAQLGAAGFTRNDTIVSLGGGATTDLAGFAAATWLRGIPLVHVPTTVLGMVDAAVGGKTGINTSAGKNLVGSFYSPVGVICDVDLLETLDQSDINAGLAEVVKVGFTSDPEILRIVQADLAAATDPSSDVMIELIARAVQVKATVVGSDFREVRAGSALGREVLNYGHTLGHAVEHLEQYAWRHGAAISVGMCFVAELARLGGRLNPADAALHFQILGSLGLPTSYPAGLWPELIKAMSLDKKARGSVIRFVVLDGIGSPVSWDGPEEQLLEAAYAAIAR from the coding sequence ATGACTAGTCACCGCATTCACGTCAGCGCCGAACGGGAGTACGACGTTGTCATCGGACGTGGCGTGCTTTCGGAATTGCACTCATTGCTTGAAGGGTCCACGCGAATTGCCATCGTGCACGCACCTACGTTGAGTGAGCGTGCCGCTGCCCTTGAAGCCATGCTCAGTGTTGAGGGCTACGAGATTCTCGGAATCCAGTTGCCTGATGCTGAAGCGGCGAAGACCAGTGAAGTACTCGCGCAATGCTGGGCTCAGCTCGGAGCAGCCGGATTCACTCGCAATGACACGATCGTGAGTCTGGGCGGCGGAGCGACGACAGATCTCGCCGGATTCGCCGCTGCCACCTGGTTGCGCGGGATTCCCTTGGTGCACGTGCCCACAACAGTGTTGGGCATGGTCGACGCCGCCGTTGGCGGCAAGACGGGGATCAACACCTCGGCAGGCAAGAATCTTGTCGGCTCGTTCTACAGCCCGGTCGGTGTGATTTGCGATGTCGACCTGCTTGAGACTTTGGATCAAAGCGATATCAACGCTGGCTTGGCCGAAGTAGTCAAGGTTGGCTTCACCTCCGATCCTGAGATCCTTCGCATCGTGCAGGCCGACCTTGCGGCTGCCACTGATCCGTCAAGTGACGTGATGATTGAGCTGATCGCGCGGGCAGTGCAGGTGAAGGCAACTGTGGTCGGCTCAGACTTCCGCGAGGTTCGAGCCGGCTCTGCGCTTGGTCGTGAGGTGCTGAACTACGGGCACACCCTGGGTCATGCAGTTGAGCACCTTGAGCAGTACGCCTGGCGGCACGGGGCGGCAATCAGCGTTGGCATGTGCTTTGTAGCTGAGCTGGCCCGGCTCGGCGGGCGTCTGAACCCCGCAGATGCTGCTCTGCATTTCCAGATTCTTGGAAGCCTGGGTCTGCCAACTTCCTATCCAGCAGGCCTTTGGCCCGAACTCATCAAGGCGATGAGCCTGGACAAGAAGGCTCGCGGTTCAGTGATTCGCTTCGTTGTTCTGGATGGCATCGGGTCCCCCGTCTCTTGGGATGGCCCGGAAGAACAGCTTCTTGAGGCGGCATACGCGGCGATTGCGCGCTGA
- a CDS encoding shikimate kinase, whose amino-acid sequence MSPVAVLVGAPGSGKSTVGKRLATAMGVDFADADALIEAAMGMSVSDIFVTLGEPAFRAKELEVISQALRDSTGVLALGGGAIVNPSTREALRGEQVIWLQVDLASATSRVGMNTARPLLIGNVRGKMAELMAERAPLYEEVSSITVNTSGRKVREVVDELVDLLKARDEASSVTSHD is encoded by the coding sequence ATGAGTCCCGTGGCGGTGCTGGTCGGCGCTCCCGGGTCCGGCAAGTCAACTGTTGGCAAGAGGCTTGCCACTGCAATGGGCGTGGACTTCGCTGACGCTGATGCACTGATCGAGGCAGCGATGGGCATGTCGGTGTCTGACATCTTTGTGACTCTCGGTGAGCCGGCATTTCGCGCCAAAGAGCTCGAGGTCATTTCACAGGCACTGCGGGACAGCACTGGTGTGCTCGCGCTCGGCGGGGGAGCGATAGTGAACCCGAGTACTCGTGAAGCTCTGCGGGGTGAGCAAGTGATCTGGCTTCAGGTCGATCTTGCCTCGGCAACAAGTCGCGTTGGCATGAATACGGCTAGGCCGCTCCTTATCGGCAATGTGCGCGGAAAGATGGCAGAACTGATGGCTGAGCGGGCACCGCTCTACGAAGAAGTCAGCTCCATTACCGTCAACACCAGTGGACGCAAGGTTCGTGAGGTGGTCGACGAGCTCGTGGATCTGCTCAAGGCCCGCGATGAAGCCAGCAGTGTGACGTCACATGACTAG
- the aroC gene encoding chorismate synthase produces MVRWLTAGESHGPALVAIVEGLPAGIEVTSGDISVELQRRRLGVGRGARMKFEKDEVRIIGGIRHGLTLGGPVAIEVGNTEWPKWQVVMSPDPVDAEELASLARNAPLTRPRPGHADLVGMQKYGFTDARPILERASARETAARVALGAVAKAFLRQIAGIEVFSHVVRIGSIASPEGALPSPADLAAIDDDPARCFDPKTAAAMEEEVSLAHREGDTLGGVVEVIATQLPPGLGSHVHWDRRLDSRLAAALMGIQAIKGVEIGDGFGLAAVRGSDAQDEIIAGEFGLERTSGKSGGTEGGMSTGETLRVRAAMKPISTIPRALRTVDIATGEAAPAINQRSDVCAVPAAGVVAEAMVALVLADAITEKFGGDSVAETRRNVQAYLANLTIR; encoded by the coding sequence ATGGTGCGTTGGCTGACTGCGGGTGAATCGCATGGTCCAGCCCTTGTAGCGATCGTCGAAGGCCTGCCCGCGGGTATCGAAGTGACCTCCGGGGATATTTCTGTGGAATTGCAGCGACGCCGATTGGGCGTTGGTCGCGGTGCTCGCATGAAGTTCGAGAAGGACGAAGTGCGCATCATCGGAGGCATCCGTCATGGCCTGACACTCGGCGGACCGGTAGCAATCGAAGTCGGCAACACCGAATGGCCAAAATGGCAGGTCGTGATGTCGCCGGACCCAGTTGATGCCGAAGAACTTGCAAGCCTGGCTCGCAATGCACCCTTGACCCGGCCTCGACCAGGTCACGCTGATCTGGTGGGCATGCAGAAGTACGGATTCACGGATGCGCGGCCAATTCTGGAACGTGCCAGTGCCCGCGAGACTGCGGCTCGAGTCGCCCTTGGTGCGGTCGCCAAAGCCTTCCTTCGCCAGATTGCCGGCATTGAGGTCTTCAGCCACGTGGTACGCATCGGATCAATTGCCAGCCCTGAAGGAGCGTTGCCCTCGCCGGCTGACCTGGCAGCAATCGACGACGACCCCGCCCGCTGCTTTGATCCCAAGACGGCGGCCGCAATGGAGGAAGAAGTAAGCCTCGCGCATCGCGAGGGAGACACTCTGGGCGGCGTCGTCGAAGTCATTGCCACCCAACTTCCGCCTGGCCTTGGCAGCCATGTGCACTGGGATCGGCGCCTTGATTCCCGTCTGGCTGCCGCACTGATGGGCATTCAGGCGATCAAGGGCGTGGAGATCGGTGACGGCTTTGGTCTGGCTGCTGTGCGCGGCAGTGACGCTCAGGACGAGATCATCGCGGGAGAGTTCGGGCTTGAGCGCACTTCAGGCAAGTCCGGCGGTACCGAAGGCGGTATGTCCACAGGTGAGACTCTGCGGGTGCGCGCTGCTATGAAGCCAATCTCGACAATTCCACGAGCCTTGCGCACTGTTGACATTGCCACCGGTGAGGCCGCGCCAGCCATCAATCAGCGTTCCGATGTGTGTGCTGTGCCCGCTGCAGGTGTCGTTGCCGAAGCGATGGTTGCGTTGGTGCTGGCAGACGCCATCACGGAGAAATTCGGCGGAGACAGCGTTGCCGAGACCAGACGCAATGTGCAGGCCTATCTCGCAAATCTGACCATCCGATGA
- a CDS encoding shikimate dehydrogenase, with product MKRAAVLGSPIAHSLSPALHRAAYAALGLDWTYDAIEVDESELAHFLAQLDDSWAGLSLTMPLKEVAIELCELVDPTALSIRSVNTLLPTATGWSGTNTDVTGIVRSLEEIGLGSDLDSALILGAGATARSGIAALAQMRVGSVGVAARRPEQVAELLELAESLGLSASAVAWEPKPSSLDVSLVLSSLPGDAGAPWAQVAGSTSAALLDVAYHPWPTPLAAAWPTTQIASGRSMLLWQAVEQVRLMTGLDGPVDAMRASLN from the coding sequence ATGAAGCGTGCTGCGGTTCTTGGTTCTCCTATCGCGCACAGTCTGAGTCCCGCTCTGCATCGAGCCGCATACGCAGCACTGGGGCTTGATTGGACGTACGACGCCATCGAAGTAGACGAGAGTGAACTTGCCCATTTCCTTGCTCAGCTTGATGATTCATGGGCAGGGCTGTCTCTGACGATGCCCTTGAAGGAAGTGGCCATCGAGCTGTGCGAGCTGGTTGATCCCACCGCATTGTCCATTCGTTCCGTGAACACCTTGCTGCCCACTGCCACCGGATGGTCGGGCACCAATACCGATGTCACCGGGATCGTGCGCTCACTTGAGGAGATCGGCCTTGGCTCAGATCTGGACTCGGCCCTGATTCTTGGTGCAGGCGCCACAGCGCGCAGCGGCATCGCCGCCCTTGCACAGATGCGGGTTGGATCTGTGGGCGTCGCTGCCCGCCGACCCGAGCAAGTCGCTGAGTTGCTTGAGCTTGCTGAATCCCTCGGCCTGTCAGCGAGCGCGGTTGCATGGGAACCCAAGCCATCGAGTCTTGATGTGTCACTTGTGCTGAGCTCGCTACCCGGGGACGCTGGAGCACCATGGGCCCAAGTTGCTGGCAGCACTTCTGCCGCCTTGCTCGATGTGGCCTATCACCCATGGCCGACGCCTTTGGCCGCTGCTTGGCCTACAACTCAGATCGCGAGCGGGCGATCAATGCTGCTGTGGCAGGCCGTTGAGCAAGTGCGGCTGATGACCGGGCTCGACGGACCTGTCGATGCAATGCGCGCCAGCCTGAACTGA
- the mltG gene encoding endolytic transglycosylase MltG: MMSRRNRLVTLVVSVVAVLALIVVFVASGGGSDFSGPGTGKAVVIVVRGDSLSGIANTLVQAGVVASESAFLDAAQGNDKSQTIGPGRYTLLREMSGEGALALMLDPKSRADSRLVLPEGLRLQQSVQTTAQATGIATESLDESLKNSAALGLPAWAKGQPEGMLFPASYDLAGDESADDVVKMLFKRFNQESRELDLEARAAALQSDPYSIMVIASMIQAEGHPGDYTKVSRVIYNRLEAGMPLQLDSTVAYGLGITQLSLTGEQLKSDTPYNTYVNKGIPPTPINSPGSAAIMAALSPAPGKWLYFVTVNPDTGETRFARNYSKFLRDKAVLTEYLRTHG, from the coding sequence ATGATGTCTCGTCGCAATCGGCTCGTCACACTTGTGGTGTCTGTTGTTGCAGTGCTCGCATTGATCGTGGTCTTCGTCGCTAGCGGCGGTGGGAGCGATTTCTCGGGGCCTGGTACTGGTAAGGCTGTCGTCATCGTGGTACGCGGCGACTCACTCTCCGGCATCGCCAACACGCTGGTGCAAGCCGGAGTGGTGGCATCAGAATCCGCGTTCCTGGATGCGGCGCAGGGCAACGACAAGTCGCAGACCATCGGCCCAGGGCGGTACACCCTGCTGCGGGAGATGAGTGGCGAAGGTGCACTTGCGTTGATGCTGGATCCGAAGTCACGCGCTGACAGTCGACTCGTCTTGCCTGAAGGCCTGCGTCTGCAACAAAGCGTTCAGACAACAGCGCAGGCCACCGGGATTGCGACTGAGAGCCTTGACGAGTCCTTGAAGAATTCGGCAGCACTCGGACTTCCGGCTTGGGCAAAGGGCCAGCCAGAGGGCATGCTCTTTCCGGCGAGCTATGACCTCGCTGGCGATGAGTCAGCTGACGATGTGGTGAAGATGCTGTTCAAGCGCTTCAACCAGGAGAGCAGGGAACTGGATCTTGAAGCGAGAGCAGCAGCCTTGCAGTCAGATCCATACAGCATCATGGTCATTGCTTCGATGATTCAGGCCGAGGGTCACCCAGGCGACTATACAAAGGTCTCAAGAGTCATCTACAACCGACTCGAAGCGGGCATGCCTCTGCAGTTGGACTCAACAGTTGCGTACGGACTTGGCATCACCCAACTCAGCCTCACCGGCGAGCAGCTCAAGAGCGACACGCCCTACAACACATACGTGAACAAGGGCATCCCGCCAACCCCGATCAATTCGCCTGGGTCCGCCGCAATAATGGCGGCGCTGTCCCCGGCCCCGGGCAAGTGGCTGTACTTCGTCACCGTGAATCCCGACACTGGCGAGACCAGATTCGCGCGCAACTACTCAAAGTTCCTTCGCGATAAGGCAGTTCTGACCGAATATCTCAGAACGCATGGGTGA